In Garra rufa chromosome 14, GarRuf1.0, whole genome shotgun sequence, the genomic stretch ttttgagatccatcttttcatattaaggacaactgagggactaatatgcaactattacagaaggtttaaacgctctctgatgcttcaaaagggaaaaaaattatGCGTTAAGagcctggggtgaaaactttttgaatttgaagatctgggcaaatataacttattttgtcttctgggaaacatgtaaatatcttctgtagcttctgaagggcagtactaaatgaaaaaaaaaagatatttaggcaaaataagaaaaatctcagttgtcctcagtgtgaaaagatgaaccacaaaatcatacagtcattgctggaaagggttcaatacacaaaaatgctgaaaaaccaaagaatttgtgggacctgaaggatttttctgaagaatagcaggcagtttattatttttggtcaaatcaATTGTAAATGACCATCCATACTTTGAAGATGTATGTCTTTCCTTGGCAGTTTATGCGAGTGAAGGCAGCATCTATCGGACCTTTTATGCCCCAGATGTCTTCGATGAGCTTTGGGTATCCTGGTAATACTGATTTCTCATCAAGCTCAAAAAAATATTGTCCTGATAGACAAACATATCAgattttaaataagaaaaaagtatgtatgtaaaaaatattttaaaaaagtataatTTCAGCAATACTGCAGTACTTTTGTTCTTCTTTGCTGTAAGCCACGTACCTCTGAATGCATATATAGAGCTGTTTTTGAGCTGCATGAAGGAGTCAAAGGGTCTGCCGCTGCAGACCTCAGCATCAGGGTCTTTGGCTTTTGTTGGTGTGGGTTTAGGAGTTGAGGTTGTGTGTGGAGTTGTGGTTGGGTTATTAATGGTGGAGGCTAATCTGAATTGTGTAGTTGGAGTGGCAGCAGTGGCAAGCTTTAGTGTTGGGTTATCTATTGACATTGAATCCATGACTTGTGAAGCTGGTGTTAATAGCCTGAACAATTCAGCAAAAGTTGCTGGAGATGGGGTCATAATTTTATGCTGTGATCTGGATCTGATTGGCACCTCTGTGCTGTTTGATTGCTCATCATAATCATCCTCGGGGGAAGAAGGAAAGGTGTCTCCACGGGCTGTGACGACAACAGTTTCTTATCCAATTGTTTTGTTCACTGCATTTTACAAGTTTAGTTTTGATTTGTTTAAATAGAGTTTAAGAAACCAAACTTGTAAACTTACTTTTAATACGGCATAAGGATTCATAGTCTTTGCAACAGCTCTTGTAGTATGTGCACATAGAGTCACACTGACAGTTCTTGGTGGCGTCAAACCCATTTTCACAGCGTTCAATACATGACTCTGACAGGAAAAACAGCACAGTTCCAAGataacacagaaaatgtatatCAAAATATCACAAGAAAATAGTGTTCTTACCTTCAGCAGCATATGTGAAAGAAATCAGTCCAAGCAGCAGAAAAAGCCTCATCTTGGTGTCTCAGAGTGAATATGACTGAAGAGCTGAGACCATCAGGGCTACAGGAATCAATGGACTCAAAGGTCACTCACCCACTTTTGTTTACTTAGACTTATTTGCTGTATATGTTTTCATCTTTTTGTTTAATCTTCCGAGACCAGACCGGAATTGTTTTGCAATTTGacaataaaaatagcaaaagttTGTTTTATGAGCACTACTTCATGAAACATTGTTTCATTTAAAgttgattaatattaatattactcaTTCAGGTCGAAGCAAAATGACTTTGGATGTTTTTTGTGGGTTACACTATTTCTGAGTGATCAGTGTAAAGGTATAGAAAGacatcccagcaaacacagaacagtTACACAAATGgttttctgggaaccaaaaattgttcacTTGTTTACAACTTTCACAATGTAAGAGTCTGTTTAACAAAGTCCATCATGCTGCTCTTTACTAAACTAATATGGGAGTGTATTGCTTAAACTTCGGGACAAATAACCCTACTGACCTCTGTGAAAAGTGAATGATTAATAGATCCATAAACACCATTCTGTAACCTGTCAGCGTCCACACACCTTACACAACAAACATTAGTTGTACTTGAATAAATTATGAGATTTCACAATGTAGATTTGTAAGCCCTAGTTATCGTTCTTATTCGCATATTTCTTGCTTATTTGTTCCTTCCGAACAGGTAAAATAACACTAATTGGAGGAATAAAGTTAATGAAGGTCATAATAGCCTGTGTCAGCATGTAAATCGGCGAATTATAATACTAACGTCGTCGTCTTCTCTGCAATGACTGACTGAGTTTGCACGGCGAGTCCTGACAAGTACTGCTCATTCCTGAGGCTGTACAAAACTCATGAATATTTAATGAGGTTATCAGCGAGGCACTTTATGATTGGTTGTCTGTAGCTAAACATCTCGACGTAGCACATTTTAGCACACTACACTCTGCTCTGGAGCAGGGTTTTAAACCCCAGCGTTAAAAGAAATTTTCAAAATTTCGTGTGAAACGTggataaaatgattaaaatgaccTTTATCTGTGGTTTTAAGAGCATCTCCTTTTAACACTGTAAGAAGCTTACAGACTTTTTCTGACAATTTAATTTGAAGAGATGTTTCTCCATTTTAAATTTTGCCTAAAACTAAGTTAACCTCGagctataaataaatgaatgaataaagtcaaaagtttttgaccagtaagatttttaatgtttttataagtCTTttcggctcaccaagcctgcatttctttgatccaaaatacagcaaaagcagtaatattgtgaactatttttactatttaaaataactgatatctattttaatatattttaaacagatttattcctgtgatcaaagctgtttttagcatcattgctccattttttcaatgtcacatgatccttcagaaatcattctaatatgctaatttgctgttcaagaaacatatgtttcagataaatgctgtccttctgaactttctattcatcaaataaatctaaaagaaaaaaaaaacaaatctactcagctgtttttaacatgatgataataataataataataataataataataataataataataatattttttgtttgtttttttttagttttttttgagcagcaaatcagaatattagaatgatttctgaaggatcatttgactggagGATCATGTGGACTGAAATTACATGAATAAgtggcattttaaaatatatttaaataaaaaatatttatttttaattaaaaatatatattgcagCTATAGTGGTATTTTGGCAGAAATCACGATAAACATACTACTGGGTGgataaacattacaaaaaaagCTAACATTGCTTATAGTCTTTGTCCACCAGAGGGCTTTGAACTAAAGTGGCACTATGATGCTGAGGTTGATTCTCCGTTTTGAGATACACTGGGGCGGGTCTACAGACGGACGCTGAGGATGCTTGAGGATTCATTATCAACCACCTTCACTTTATTTAATCTataacagtgttttatttatcGAACAAGTATTGCTTCCGTTAGCTTTTACAGGAACCTCTCCGGCCAAAGGACAGTGGAAATAGTCGTCTTTGTCTGACAAAACTCAATCGATTGCCAGCATACAGCAATACAACCCAGCTAATGTCTAATGTTCTTTGAACATCAGGTCATTGTGACAGCTTCATCTTGTTTTTTGACGGTTTTTAAACAAGCTTGATGGGCCCTTTCTAACGGTGGATTCTTAAAGCGCATCTTAAAGGCTTTGTCAGTACTCTGACgtcatttgtgtttattttttctgATATCAGCGGGGTAATGTGATTTAGTGTAAACGGTCGCTGCCAATGAATTAAGCTTTTTCCCACGCATTACACATTAATGTTTTGCCTGGTAATGAGTTAACAACGACGCGATACTTTCTTTGTCACAGCTGAAAGACAAAGAAACAACTGTTGTTACAACAGAGAAACAGCCGATCGATGTTTTTATCTCTCGTCGTTTATCTCAGCAAGATTTGCCGTTATTTCTCCATGTTTAGCACCGACAGACTCACGGTTCCTGAATATGTCAGTAATCGGCTACACAACCGGAGAACGGCACAGCCCTCTGGCCCTAGGGCTGTGTCTCCGGGAATCAACGCCGACGTTCTGGCCGTGTTGGACGGCTCTCTCCCCGCGCTGCGGTCCGCCATCAAAACACTAAAGTCGTCGAAAGACACTGGGGATTTGGAGGAGACCCGCCGGGCCATTGCTGAGACTTTCCAGCTGGTTGAGGAGGCCTGGGTTCTGCCCACAGTGGGCCGACTGGTAGCAGAGGAGATCTGCAACAGAATCCGGCTGGATGGGGGTCTGGAGCTGCTCTTGCAGTTGCTACAGACACCCGCCGTAGAAATAACATATGAGTCTGCCAAGCTCCTTGAGCAGATACTGGTCTCAGAAAACAGGTAAGGAACATTCTTCATAAAGGATTGTTCATATAGGCCCTAAAAAGTATTTAGACGAGCAAGTCAcagttaaatatgaatgaatgTCATTGTATTAGTTATAGTAAACATACTGGTGGCTGTTCTGAAGAAAGATAGCACATGCATTGTACTTACAGTTTGTTTAGTTAGTTTAGCAGTTATAATAAATAAGATATACATttccaaaaagttttttttttgtgtgtgtataagaatataaaaattaaaggattgctttacttccagaataaatatttcctgacAGTTTACTCACTcctatgtcatctaagatgttcatgtctttctttcttcagtggaaatttttttttttttgaggaaaacatttcaggatttttctccatatagtggacttcagtggtggccaatgggttgaaggtcaaaattgttgtttcagtgcagcttcgaagggatctacacgatcccagccaaggattaAGGCTCTTATCTATCAAAACGATCAGCcgttttctaaaaataattaagatttatatactttttaatcacaaatgctcatcttgcactagctcgacctcacacattacgtaatcatgtgaAATAGatggaagtactgacccagtactgacccagtgtttacaaataaggtaaaataatgttgtcggatgattttaaagttggaataGTGcatttttgaactgaagtacacagacgaaaaaCGAACCAtgtgtgacttttccaacgtgattatgcaATGCGTGAAGACgagcatcacagagctagtgcaaattgcaaaatgagcatttgtggtagaaagtatatacatttatatacttaAGGAAAATAAGGAAtagtttagctagataagacccttatttcttggcttggatcatgtagagccctttaaagctgcattgaaactgcaatttggacattcaacTTGTTGGgcaccgttgaagtccactatatggagaaaaatcctggaatgctttccttaaaaaacataatttctttttgactgaatagGCTGATAATTGGTTGACCcgtaattattatatagtttgtTTATTAGACAAAAGGCTTATGCATCTGAATTcttttaaatgcatgtttttggtATTTCTCCACAGGGATTATGTGGCTCGTATGGGGCTTGGGGTCATCCTGAACCTGACCCGTGAGCAGGATGATGCCCAGCTGGCACGGAGCGTGTCGGGCATCCTTGAGCACATGTTTAAACACACAGAGGAGACATCTGCGCAGCTCATCACTAACGGAGCACTGGACACCCTCCTGTACTGGTGCCGTGGTACAGACCCAACTGTACTGCGGCACTGCGCTGTGGCCCTGGCAAACTGCGCCATGTACGGTGGCCACCGCTGCCAGCGCCTAATGATCGAAAAACAGGCGGCAGAATGGTTGTTCCCACTGGCGTTCTCCAAAGAGGACGAGCTCATCCGGTTCTatgcctgtctggccgtggctGTGCTGGCAGCTAACAGGGAGATTGAGAAAGAAGTGGTGAAGTCTGGCACTCTGGAGCTGGTGGAGCCCTTTATCGCCTCGTTGGACCCTGAAGAGTTTGCACGCAACCTGTTGGACAGTGCAGACAGTATGCAAGGCCGTACAGCTGCAGACCTGCAGCACTTGCTACCCTTGCTGGACGGTGCACGTCTGGAGGGGAAATGCATCGCAGCATTCTATCTGTGTGTGGAGACTAGTATCAAGTCCCGTCAACGTAATACAAAGGTCAGGCAAATgctatatttatttgatattgatttttttcttatttgtaattatttgataatacagttaaagtcaaaagtttacatacaccttgcagaatcaatAAGAATGAATAAgtcatttcaaataaaagacatttgcatatagtcAACCAGAGAAAATACTGAAATGTATAAAAACCCTGttcatttttaatactgtgttgttacctgaatgatccacagttgaagcatcagtgagtgtttgaaccttctgtaatagctgtaatagagagcccctcagttgtcctcagtgtgaaaagatggatctcaaaatcatacagtcattgttggaaagggttcaaatacacaaaaatgctgaaaaaccaaagaatttgtgggacctgaaggatttttctgaagaacagcgggcagtttaactgttcaggacaaacaaggaactcagcTGTGGATCCTCcacgtaacaacacagtattaaaaatcaagagtatgtaaacttttgaacaaggtcattaaaaaataacatattttgtatgatcccttgtattttagcaaaataattaacattttgcagattctgcaaggtgtatgtaatcttttgacttcaactgtacattgtaatatacaaaatattcctacatttaattgtaaatgttttcCTGAATCTTTCTACTCAGATATTTCAGGAGATTGGAGCTGTTCAGAGTCTAAAGAGGATCGTCATGTACTCCAGTAACGGCACTGTCTGCTCTCTGGCTAAGCGGGCCTTAACAATGATGAGCGAGGAAGTCCCAAGGCATATCCTTTCATCTGTACCCAACTGGAAGAGCGGAGAGGTACAGACCTGGCTGCAGCAGATTGGCTTCAGTGCATTCAGTGAACGATTTCAGGTTTGTACACAGCCCCCATTTCATGTTTAGCTGACCAAGATAACAGTGGAGGACATGATGATATTGTGAAGAAGTTTGCTGCGGTTTTGATCAGAGTTTTGTGTACAATATCTCTCAGGAACTGCAGGTGGATGGAGATCTACTGCTCAATATTAGAGAACAGGATCTGATCCAGGATCTGGGCATGACATCTGGGCTCACTCGCAAAAGGCTAGTGCTATTTAATTGCTTGGAATCCTTATTTAttcattctaaaaataaaattattattattattatatagtgcAGCTTCATTCTTATTTAAACTCTAAATATAGTAAGGGTCCAAAAGTGTGGGATCACATTGAATATATGggatttaaagagatagttcaccccaaaatgaaaactctgtcattaattagacCTTTATTCATATTTGGAACATTTTTGAAGGTGtaagttgcattgctgtcaatgcaggtcagaaagctctcggatttcatcaaaaatattttaatttgtgcactgaagatgaacaaatgttgGGTTTGgaatagtctcgcgtagccagaccttcagactgacggctgaaggtctggaattcatggcagttttaattggccaaggcccgcccataaggccgtttgaccgacatgtcaaacaaccaaacACAGTtagtttcgttcagcgtcacgtttcggggtgtagaaatgcccccacaacaacagactggcatgcaacaagtcagtcattgaaataaccagcattgaaagttaacgaagaagagggagaacaagcagtaagtcagtaatttgttcgcgaacgtcgcaaatgtgtataacaacaacgacgtctgcataagcaccttttagcaaaacgcgagtaaatcagtctgcgctttgtttcccggcggaccgaaaataaacgcgacactcgcgtgttccggatatccgatcaaattcaactaatcagatcacgacttcgacattcctgaagtgttttcagttaagtgtaccatatgcatcagacgtttagccaacgttccgtgggcgtgacgcctgaggctgagactaggtttggaatgacatgagggtgaataattaatgacagaatattcatttttgggtcaactatacCTAGTTATTTGATAACCTCTGTACAGGTTTCTTCGAGATCTGCGTGTACTGAAAACCTACGCCAACTACTCCACATGTGACCCCAATAACCTGGCAGACTGGCTGGCCGATATAGACCCACGATTCCGCCAGTACACCTACGGCTTGGTTCAGTCAGGAG encodes the following:
- the sarm1 gene encoding NAD(+) hydrolase SARM1; translated protein: MFLSLVVYLSKICRYFSMFSTDRLTVPEYVSNRLHNRRTAQPSGPRAVSPGINADVLAVLDGSLPALRSAIKTLKSSKDTGDLEETRRAIAETFQLVEEAWVLPTVGRLVAEEICNRIRLDGGLELLLQLLQTPAVEITYESAKLLEQILVSENRDYVARMGLGVILNLTREQDDAQLARSVSGILEHMFKHTEETSAQLITNGALDTLLYWCRGTDPTVLRHCAVALANCAMYGGHRCQRLMIEKQAAEWLFPLAFSKEDELIRFYACLAVAVLAANREIEKEVVKSGTLELVEPFIASLDPEEFARNLLDSADSMQGRTAADLQHLLPLLDGARLEGKCIAAFYLCVETSIKSRQRNTKIFQEIGAVQSLKRIVMYSSNGTVCSLAKRALTMMSEEVPRHILSSVPNWKSGEVQTWLQQIGFSAFSERFQELQVDGDLLLNIREQDLIQDLGMTSGLTRKRFLRDLRVLKTYANYSTCDPNNLADWLADIDPRFRQYTYGLVQSGVDRKNISHITDQQLLSDCHVESGIHRAKILSSARRPVKPCLTDSQPVGPDVFISYRRTTGSQLASLLKVHLQLRGFSVFIDVEKLEAGRFEEKLITSVQRARNFILVLSANALDKCMGDMAMKDWVHKEIVTALNGKKNIVPVTDNFVWPDPASLPEDMSSILKFNGIKWSHEYQEATIEKILRFLEGCPSQEQTDGAKTSKKEPEKK